In Palleronia sp. LCG004, a single window of DNA contains:
- a CDS encoding exopolysaccharide biosynthesis protein: MTRITDILDDLDKLTREKDDTICVAEVKDSIGHRGSGVLVFLPGLIGMSPLGGIPGVPSLMAVIVLIFCLQIAIGKRALWLPSVLSRRSVNRDKLSSAVEKTRGVGKWIDRHFGGRLELLTGPWAIRFAALLCAALACTAPPLEVVPFAAAMPMAGIAVFGIAMTLKDGAAMLIAAILAAGALYGAFLLMP, from the coding sequence ATGACCCGGATCACGGATATTCTCGACGATCTCGACAAGCTGACGCGAGAAAAAGACGACACGATATGCGTGGCCGAGGTCAAGGACAGCATCGGTCACCGTGGCAGCGGTGTCCTGGTCTTCCTTCCGGGCCTCATCGGAATGTCGCCGCTCGGGGGGATTCCGGGCGTCCCCAGCTTGATGGCGGTGATCGTGCTGATCTTCTGCCTGCAGATCGCGATCGGAAAACGGGCGCTCTGGCTACCGTCTGTCCTGTCGCGTCGATCGGTCAATCGCGACAAGCTTTCGTCGGCGGTCGAAAAGACGCGCGGAGTCGGAAAATGGATCGATCGACATTTCGGCGGGCGTCTGGAGCTACTGACGGGACCCTGGGCGATCAGGTTCGCGGCACTTCTCTGCGCGGCCTTGGCCTGTACCGCGCCCCCCCTCGAAGTCGTACCGTTCGCAGCGGCGATGCCGATGGCGGGAATCGCTGTGTTCGGCATCGCGATGACGCTGAAGGACGGTGCCGCGATGCTGATCGCCGCGATTCTTGCCGCAGGTGCCCTTTACGGTGCGTTTCTTCTTATGCCGTAA
- the choW gene encoding choline ABC transporter permease subunit produces MEWLTDTKIPVGRIAGIAFDWLQINGAAVFDGIAIFLEGLIDILLALFLSPPGIGWLTGAEDYVPAYPAEYHPLLVIAVFAGLTWYLQHRWQVCLLVILGFLFVLNQGYWEETSESLTLVLSACVVCMGLGVPIGIAVAHRPKLYAWVRPVLDLMQTLPTFVYLIPAIVFFGIGMVPGLMATVIFVLPASIRLTHLGISSTPKPLIEAAQAFGATPRQLLWKIELPSALPQIMAGLNQTIMLSLSMVVIAALVGADGLGVPVVRALNQVNTSLGFESGFVIVVVAIILDRALRVRQR; encoded by the coding sequence ATGGAATGGTTGACCGACACCAAGATCCCCGTCGGCCGGATCGCCGGCATCGCGTTCGACTGGCTGCAGATCAACGGGGCAGCAGTCTTCGACGGCATCGCCATTTTCCTCGAGGGTCTGATTGACATCCTGCTGGCGCTGTTTCTCAGCCCACCGGGCATCGGATGGCTGACCGGTGCCGAGGATTACGTCCCGGCCTATCCGGCCGAGTATCACCCGCTTCTGGTGATCGCCGTCTTCGCGGGCCTCACGTGGTATCTTCAGCACCGCTGGCAGGTTTGCCTTCTGGTGATCCTCGGGTTTCTCTTCGTCCTGAACCAGGGATATTGGGAGGAAACGAGCGAGAGCCTGACCCTGGTCCTGTCGGCCTGCGTCGTCTGCATGGGGCTGGGTGTGCCGATCGGAATTGCGGTGGCGCATCGTCCGAAGCTCTATGCATGGGTGCGGCCGGTCCTCGACCTGATGCAGACGCTGCCGACCTTCGTCTATCTCATCCCGGCAATCGTCTTCTTCGGAATCGGCATGGTGCCCGGCCTCATGGCGACGGTGATCTTCGTGCTGCCGGCCTCGATCCGGCTCACGCATCTCGGGATCTCGTCGACGCCCAAACCGCTGATCGAAGCGGCACAGGCATTCGGCGCAACGCCGCGGCAGTTGCTCTGGAAGATCGAACTGCCGAGCGCCCTGCCCCAGATCATGGCCGGCCTGAACCAGACCATCATGCTGTCACTGTCGATGGTGGTGATCGCGGCGCTCGTGGGCGCGGACGGGCTCGGCGTGCCGGTCGTGCGGGCTCTCAATCAGGTCAATACCTCGCTCGGCTTCGAGAGCGGCTTCGTCATCGTGGTCGTGGCGATCATCCTCGACCGCGCGCTCAGGGTTCGGCAGCGATGA
- a CDS encoding MBL fold metallo-hydrolase produces MTTRRHFLTIGGALALTGILTIPVSTAAQTSDTFPTESGEIVVHPISHASFWMETPAGVILVDPVGAEADYEDMPDPDLVLITHEHGDHYDPELLSEITAGKTQMITNIAVYDMLPSALQMMTQQVANGDSTDALGVEITAVPAYNITEGRLDFHPEGRDNGYVLAIDGMRVYVSGDTEGTSEMRALKDIDLAFVSMNLPFTMAVEQAADAVAEFAPAHVYPYHYRGRDGGTQDPEAFAELLQQAGAGTEVHIGNWYPEGL; encoded by the coding sequence ATGACAACCCGCAGACACTTCCTGACGATCGGTGGCGCATTGGCGCTCACGGGGATTCTGACGATCCCCGTGTCCACCGCTGCCCAGACCTCAGATACTTTCCCGACCGAGAGCGGCGAGATCGTCGTGCATCCGATTTCCCATGCGAGCTTCTGGATGGAGACGCCCGCCGGCGTCATCCTCGTCGATCCAGTCGGTGCCGAGGCGGATTACGAGGATATGCCCGATCCCGATCTCGTTCTCATCACGCATGAACATGGCGATCATTACGATCCGGAACTGCTGTCCGAGATCACCGCCGGCAAGACGCAGATGATCACGAACATCGCAGTCTACGACATGCTTCCCAGCGCTCTTCAGATGATGACGCAGCAGGTCGCCAACGGTGATTCCACCGACGCGCTCGGGGTGGAGATCACGGCGGTTCCGGCCTACAACATCACCGAAGGACGGCTCGACTTCCATCCCGAGGGGCGAGACAACGGCTACGTCCTCGCGATCGACGGTATGCGGGTCTATGTCTCGGGCGATACCGAAGGGACGTCGGAGATGCGCGCGCTCAAGGATATCGACCTGGCCTTCGTCAGCATGAACCTGCCCTTCACGATGGCGGTTGAGCAGGCAGCCGACGCAGTTGCCGAATTCGCTCCGGCCCATGTCTATCCGTACCACTACCGTGGTCGGGACGGCGGCACGCAGGATCCCGAGGCTTTTGCCGAACTCCTGCAACAGGCCGGGGCCGGGACCGAAGTTCATATCGGCAACTGGTATCCCGAGGGTCTTTGA
- a CDS encoding MAPEG family protein encodes MTTELLVLILSALLQAVQLVLFAVPANLELGPRTTMGPRDPQDLQRPKDQILSRRTGRIMRAYDNHNEALLLFAIAAVAVTLTGTGSALTATLAWIYLAARILYVPAYAYGWVPWRSFIFGAGWIATVLMLLLALL; translated from the coding sequence ATGACGACCGAACTCCTCGTTCTGATCCTGTCTGCCTTGCTGCAAGCCGTGCAGTTGGTCCTCTTCGCGGTTCCCGCCAATCTCGAACTCGGACCACGTACGACGATGGGGCCCCGCGATCCGCAGGACCTGCAGCGACCGAAGGATCAGATCCTGTCGCGTCGGACTGGCAGGATCATGCGGGCCTACGACAACCACAACGAAGCGTTGCTGCTCTTCGCGATCGCCGCGGTCGCGGTGACGCTGACCGGCACCGGCAGCGCCCTGACCGCGACGCTGGCGTGGATCTATCTTGCGGCGAGGATCCTCTACGTGCCGGCCTATGCCTACGGCTGGGTGCCGTGGCGCTCGTTCATCTTCGGGGCGGGTTGGATCGCGACCGTGCTCATGCTTCTTCTCGCCCTCCTCTGA
- the lpdA gene encoding dihydrolipoyl dehydrogenase: MASYDVIIIGSGPGGYVCAIRCAQLGLKTACVEGRETLGGTCLNIGCIPSKALLHATEMLHEAEHNFSKMGLNVDAPKVDWSAMQAYKDDTIGQNTKGIEFLFKKNKVDWLKGWASIPEAGKVKVGDEVHDAKNIVIASGSDSATLPGIEIDEETIVSSTGALSLKEIPKKMVVIGAGVIGLEMGSVYARLGAEVTVLEYLDTVTPGMDGEVQKNFQKLLSKQGMKFVLGAAVQGAEISDGKAKVSYKLKKDESEETIDADIVLVATGRKPVTKGLGLEDLGVETTERGQIKTDDHWKTTKDGIYAIGDCIAGPMLAHKAEDEGMAVAEVLAGKHGHVNYGVIPSVIYTHPEVASVGRTEEQLKQDEVPYKVGKFSFMGNGRAKANFAADGFVKILAHRETDRILGAHIIGPMAGDLIHEVCVAMEFGAAAEDLALTCHAHPTYSEAVREAALACGDGAIHS; encoded by the coding sequence ATGGCTAGTTACGACGTCATCATCATCGGCTCCGGCCCCGGCGGCTATGTCTGCGCCATCCGCTGTGCACAGCTTGGCCTCAAGACCGCATGCGTCGAGGGACGCGAAACGCTTGGCGGGACGTGCCTCAATATCGGCTGCATTCCATCCAAGGCGCTGCTTCATGCGACCGAGATGCTCCACGAGGCGGAGCACAACTTCTCGAAGATGGGCCTGAATGTCGACGCTCCGAAGGTCGATTGGTCCGCGATGCAGGCCTACAAGGACGACACGATCGGCCAGAATACGAAGGGGATCGAATTCCTCTTCAAGAAGAACAAGGTCGACTGGCTGAAGGGCTGGGCCTCGATCCCCGAGGCGGGCAAGGTGAAGGTCGGCGACGAGGTGCATGACGCAAAGAACATCGTGATCGCCAGCGGGTCGGATTCGGCCACCCTTCCCGGCATCGAGATCGACGAGGAAACCATCGTGAGTTCCACCGGCGCATTGTCGCTGAAGGAGATCCCGAAGAAGATGGTCGTGATCGGTGCGGGCGTCATCGGGCTCGAGATGGGCAGCGTCTATGCCCGGCTCGGAGCGGAGGTGACCGTGCTCGAATATCTTGACACGGTGACACCCGGAATGGACGGTGAGGTGCAGAAGAACTTCCAGAAATTGCTGTCGAAGCAGGGCATGAAATTCGTCCTCGGGGCCGCCGTTCAAGGTGCCGAAATAAGCGACGGCAAGGCCAAGGTCAGCTACAAGCTCAAGAAAGACGAGAGCGAAGAGACCATTGATGCCGACATCGTTCTCGTCGCGACCGGGCGCAAGCCGGTGACCAAGGGGCTCGGCCTCGAGGATCTCGGCGTCGAGACGACGGAGCGCGGTCAGATCAAGACCGACGATCACTGGAAGACCACGAAAGACGGGATCTATGCGATTGGCGATTGCATCGCGGGACCCATGCTCGCCCACAAGGCCGAAGACGAGGGCATGGCCGTGGCCGAGGTGCTGGCCGGAAAACATGGCCACGTGAATTACGGTGTCATCCCGAGCGTAATCTATACCCATCCCGAAGTGGCCAGCGTCGGACGCACCGAAGAGCAGTTGAAGCAGGACGAGGTGCCTTACAAGGTCGGCAAGTTCAGCTTCATGGGGAATGGCCGGGCCAAGGCGAATTTCGCCGCCGACGGTTTCGTCAAGATCCTCGCGCACAGGGAGACGGATCGCATTCTCGGCGCGCATATCATCGGACCGATGGCCGGCGACCTGATCCACGAGGTTTGCGTCGCGATGGAATTCGGTGCCGCGGCGGAAGATTTGGCGCTGACTTGCCACGCCCATCCGACCTATTCGGAAGCAGTGCGTGAGGCAGCCCTCGCTTGCGGAGACGGTGCGATCCATTCCTGA
- the choV gene encoding choline ABC transporter ATP-binding protein gives MKEPAVIFDNVSIVFGDNPEVALPMMDEGHDRATIERETGQVLGVHDCSLNVPEGEILVLMGLSGSGKSTLLRSVNGLADVVRGEVRLRRGDEMVSVTSAKARDLRRMRLDDVSMVFQQFGLLPWRSVAENVGLGLELGGLSKAKRRDKVLGQLELVGLSDWADRKVGDLSGGMQQRVGLARAFATDAPILLMDEPFSALDPLIRTRLQDELIDLQKRLSRTIVFVSHDLDEAFKLGDRIAIMEGGRISQHGSPREIYQAPANEYVANFVAHMNPLGVLCARDVMETADPDMPAEGIHPETAIHQVMDALRDDRRTIGVVEDGALIGQVSRRSILDRLADPGRSGNG, from the coding sequence ATGAAAGAGCCTGCCGTCATCTTCGACAACGTCTCCATCGTCTTCGGAGACAATCCCGAGGTTGCGCTTCCCATGATGGACGAAGGTCACGATCGCGCCACGATCGAGCGCGAGACAGGCCAGGTCCTCGGCGTGCACGATTGCAGCCTGAACGTGCCCGAAGGCGAGATCCTCGTGCTCATGGGATTGTCGGGATCGGGCAAGTCGACGCTGCTCCGGTCGGTCAACGGTCTCGCCGACGTCGTCAGGGGCGAAGTCCGCCTGCGCCGCGGCGACGAAATGGTCAGCGTCACATCCGCGAAGGCGCGCGACCTACGCCGGATGCGTCTTGACGACGTGTCCATGGTCTTTCAGCAATTCGGCCTGCTTCCCTGGCGCAGCGTCGCCGAGAATGTCGGCCTCGGGCTCGAACTCGGCGGTCTGTCAAAGGCGAAGCGGCGCGACAAGGTGCTCGGGCAGCTCGAACTCGTCGGTCTCTCCGATTGGGCCGACAGGAAGGTCGGCGATCTATCCGGGGGCATGCAACAACGCGTGGGCCTCGCCCGCGCCTTCGCGACCGATGCGCCGATCCTCCTGATGGACGAACCGTTCTCGGCGCTCGACCCGTTGATCCGCACGCGGCTGCAGGACGAACTGATCGACCTGCAGAAGCGTCTGAGCCGCACGATCGTCTTCGTGAGCCACGATCTCGACGAGGCGTTCAAGCTCGGCGACAGGATCGCGATCATGGAAGGCGGGAGGATCTCGCAACACGGTAGCCCGAGGGAAATTTATCAAGCGCCGGCAAATGAATACGTGGCGAACTTCGTGGCCCACATGAACCCGCTTGGAGTTCTCTGTGCGCGGGACGTGATGGAGACTGCCGACCCGGACATGCCAGCTGAGGGAATCCACCCCGAGACCGCGATCCATCAGGTGATGGATGCGTTGCGCGATGATCGACGGACGATCGGCGTGGTAGAGGATGGAGCGCTCATCGGACAGGTCAGCCGCCGTTCGATCCTGGATCGGCTCGCGGATCCCGGACGATCAGGGAACGGATGA
- a CDS encoding GFA family protein produces the protein MRVEGACHCGRIRFAAELPDGLASARRCDCPFCAMRGAVAVSAPIEDFDIIDGAEHLKLYTFNTGTARHYFCRHCGIYTHHLRRSNPDEYGVNLACIEGATPFLSEVNVTDGQNHPSDGAPPRIVGTLRYEPRE, from the coding sequence ATGAGGGTCGAAGGTGCCTGCCATTGCGGCCGCATCCGCTTTGCCGCCGAACTGCCCGATGGGCTTGCCTCGGCGCGCCGCTGCGATTGCCCGTTCTGCGCGATGCGGGGTGCCGTCGCGGTAAGCGCGCCGATCGAGGACTTCGATATCATCGACGGGGCCGAGCATCTGAAGCTCTATACCTTTAACACCGGGACGGCGCGCCATTACTTCTGCCGGCATTGCGGCATCTATACCCACCATCTTCGACGTTCGAACCCCGACGAATACGGTGTGAACCTCGCCTGTATCGAAGGCGCGACGCCCTTCCTGTCCGAAGTCAACGTCACGGACGGCCAGAATCATCCATCAGACGGCGCGCCGCCCCGGATCGTCGGAACGCTGAGATACGAGCCCCGCGAATGA